The following coding sequences lie in one Arabidopsis thaliana chromosome 3, partial sequence genomic window:
- a CDS encoding F-box/RNI-like superfamily protein (F-box/RNI-like superfamily protein; CONTAINS InterPro DOMAIN/s: F-box domain, cyclin-like (InterPro:IPR001810), F-box domain, Skp2-like (InterPro:IPR022364), FBD-like (InterPro:IPR006566); BEST Arabidopsis thaliana protein match is: F-box family protein (TAIR:AT3G44090.1); Has 1848 Blast hits to 1806 proteins in 26 species: Archae - 0; Bacteria - 0; Metazoa - 0; Fungi - 0; Plants - 1848; Viruses - 0; Other Eukaryotes - 0 (source: NCBI BLink).), whose product MDCLPDDLLVQILYLLPTKEAVSTSVLSKRWRTLFTRSDNLDFHDPISGRPEDILKSFNDFVDSSLAFQGGKHIKKFSLHTKIKTFEYHVLDRWICNALEHGVSELHLHLMHESWPWLFSIPSKVFNSSTLVKLSLGSRLYCPSFPPDTSLPALKVLLLDSILFRDDQLSNVFLAACPALEDLTIHHTYHPCVISSKSIKKLSLSVNSGYYGAGYILTLDTPSVVDLYYSDSPRHNAPLFHLDSLAKVTLDLHFIENNNREVQNDADVKNLIREICNVKTLHLTCSTVEVISVYCKGGLPMFNNLVELVFSSKKEGWRVLLPLLLENSPNLETLVLSDLHRYTFGRRHRFVGIPIPPNNQIKVLRIMQYQGSATVLKHISHFLLNMDCLEVMKVNVAAALDDPKKMQLTEDLLKLPTASCKLKIQVL is encoded by the exons ATGGATTGTCTTCCAGATGATCTCCTTGTCCAAATCTTATATTTACTTCCCACGAAAGAGGCTGTTTCAACCTCTGTTCTCTCCAAGAGATGGAGGACTCTGTTTACTCGCAGTGATAATCTTGACTTTCACGATCCCATCTCCGGGCGCCCCGAAGATATCCTAAAGAGTTTCAATGATTTCGTGGACAGTTCATTAGCTTTTCAAGGTggtaaacatataaaaaagttCTCACTTCatactaaaattaaaacatttgaatatCACGTACTTGACCGCTGGATTTGTAATGCCCTGGAACACGGTGTCTCTGAACTTCATCTACACCTAATGCATGAATCGTGGCCGTGGTTGTTTTCTATCCCATCTAAAGTTTTCAACAGCTCAACACTGGTTAAGCTGTCATTGGGATCGAGACTATACTGCCCAAGTTTTCCTCCGGATACATCTCTCCCAGCACTAAAGGTTCTGCTCCTTGATTCAATCTTGTTTCGGGATGATCAATTATCTAATGTGTTTCTCGCTGCATGCCCTGCACTTGAGGACTTAACCATACATCACACGTATCACCCATGCGTCATATCCAGCAAAAGCATTAAGAAACTTTCACTTAGCGTTAACAGTGGTTATTATGGTGCTGGTTATATTCTTACACTTGACACGCCAAGTGTTGTCGACCTCTACTACTCTGATTCCCCTCGGCATAACGCTCCACTTTTTCATTTAGATTCACTTGCGAAAGTTACATTGGACCTTCATTTCATAGAAAATAACAATCGCGAGGTGCAAAATGACGCTGATGTGAAAAATCTCATTAGGGAGATATGCAACGTCAAGACCCTTCACTTGACTTGTTCTACAGTCGAG GTGATTTCCGTATACTGCAAAGGTGGACTACCAATGTTCAACAACCTTGTTGAGTTAGTGTTTTCGAGTAAAAAGGAAGGTTGGAGAGTGCTTCTGCCTCTTCTGCTAGAGAATTCTCCAAACCTTGAAACTCTGGTTCTCTCG GATCTGCATCGTTACACATTTGGACGAAGACATCGGTTTGTAGGGATTCCAATTCCCCCGAATAACCAAATAAAGGTACTGCGTATCATGCAGTACCAAGGAAGTGCAACTGTACTGAAACACATTAGTCATTTCTTACTGAATATGGATTGTCTTGAAGTTATGAAAGTCAACGTTGCAGCTGCATTGGATGACCCCAAAAAGATGCAGCTCACAGAGGATCTGTTAAAGCTTCCCACAGCTTCATGCAAGCTCAAGATTCAAGTCCTGTGA
- a CDS encoding Glycosyl hydrolase family 35 protein: MVGSLSSSHEAVSHRKLQPGGGATLTYEDASGLDLVSRLLGSSPYFRSLRPTPLRCFPRLLLQKTSVFGSLPNDYLSSSSLEDFKPFTLYTTSIRYGLPKLQSHLTAALPLNLTHRSTVFARALVKALPRVVCLVPPSFTSLTLTPTPLRLLTMTNCSSFDLLLEDLSISFDLTCTNKLPSFWFKALKDLISINPIYPFMFLMLSYLMFSLGYALYCDVLNFGNSFPLHLCIWFPW, from the exons ATGGTTGGATCTCTCTCGTCTTCCCATGAAGCCGTTTCTCACCGGAAACTGCAACCAGGGGGCGGCGCAACCCTAACATATGAAGATGCCTCTGGATTGGATCTTGTTTCTCGCCTATTGGGCTCAAGCCCATATTTTCGTTCATTGAGACCCACCCCTTTAAGGTGCTTTCCACGCCTTCTTCTGCAAAAGACCAG TGTTTTTGGAAGCTTGCCAAATGACTACCTTTCATCAAGCTCTCTAGAAGACTTTAAGCCATTCACCCTCTACACTACTTCCATTCGCTATGGCTTGCCCAAGCTCCAGTCTCATCTTACGGCAGCTCTACCTCTCAACCTCACGCATCGGAGTACCGTCTTTGCTCGAGCCCTTGTCAAAGCACTACCTCGTGTAGTTTGTTTGGTGCCGCCGAGTTTCACGTCTTTGACCCTTACACCAACGCCACTTCGTCTCTTGACAATGACGAATTGTTCTTCCTTTGATTTGCTCTTGGAAGATTTGTCGATTTCTTTTGATCTCACTTGCACCAACAAATTACCTAGCTTTTGGTTCAAAGCCCTCAAGGATTTGATATCGATTAACCCTATCTATCCCTTTATGTTTCTTATGTTATCTtatcttatgttttctttggGGTATGCCCTTTATTGTGATGTTCTAAACTTTGGGAATTCATTTCCCCTCCATCTTTGTATTTGGTTTCCTTGGTAA
- a CDS encoding Glycosyl hydrolase family 35 protein (Glycosyl hydrolase family 35 protein; FUNCTIONS IN: hydrolase activity, hydrolyzing O-glycosyl compounds; INVOLVED IN: carbohydrate metabolic process; EXPRESSED IN: 24 plant structures; EXPRESSED DURING: 15 growth stages; CONTAINS InterPro DOMAIN/s: Glycoside hydrolase, family 35 (InterPro:IPR001944); BEST Arabidopsis thaliana protein match is: Beta-galactosidase related protein (TAIR:AT5G26622.1); Has 77 Blast hits to 75 proteins in 2 species: Archae - 0; Bacteria - 0; Metazoa - 0; Fungi - 0; Plants - 77; Viruses - 0; Other Eukaryotes - 0 (source: NCBI BLink).): MNLSRNNDIMIPAPRSGDYRNFLDLLSPYPLFTELIHVPSIIFSDTFNTLKTLKPMSFYHLSGLNRRQTLYGFLNLHGRELHVGENPPVLLRFITRHLRILVFASSNGLSLPNDYLSSSSLEDFKPFTLYTTSIRYGLPKLQSHLTAALPLNLTHRSTVFARALVKALPRVVCLVPPSFTSLTLTPTPLRLLTMTNCSSFDLLLEDLSISFDLTCTNKLPSFWFKALKDLISINPIYPFMFLMLSYLMFSLGYALYCDVLNFGNSFPLHLCIWFPW, translated from the exons ATGAATTTGTCGAGGAATAACGACATTATGATCCCGGCTCCAAGGAGCGGTGATTACCGTAACTTCCTCGACCTCTTATCTCCATATCCCTTGTTTACTGAACTCATTCATGTGCCATCTATCATCTTTAGTGATACCTTTAACactctcaaaactttgaagcCCATGTCCTTTTATCATCTCTCTGGGTTAAACCGAAGACAAACTTTGTATGGATTTCTTAATCTCCATGGCCGAGAACTCCATGTGGGAGAGAACCCACCTGTTTTGTTACGCTTTATTACCCGACATTTACGAATCCTTGTTTTTGCTTCCTCTAATGGTTTGAG CTTGCCAAATGACTACCTTTCATCAAGCTCTCTAGAAGACTTTAAGCCATTCACCCTCTACACTACTTCCATTCGCTATGGCTTGCCCAAGCTCCAGTCTCATCTTACGGCAGCTCTACCTCTCAACCTCACGCATCGGAGTACCGTCTTTGCTCGAGCCCTTGTCAAAGCACTACCTCGTGTAGTTTGTTTGGTGCCGCCGAGTTTCACGTCTTTGACCCTTACACCAACGCCACTTCGTCTCTTGACAATGACGAATTGTTCTTCCTTTGATTTGCTCTTGGAAGATTTGTCGATTTCTTTTGATCTCACTTGCACCAACAAATTACCTAGCTTTTGGTTCAAAGCCCTCAAGGATTTGATATCGATTAACCCTATCTATCCCTTTATGTTTCTTATGTTATCTtatcttatgttttctttggGGTATGCCCTTTATTGTGATGTTCTAAACTTTGGGAATTCATTTCCCCTCCATCTTTGTATTTGGTTTCCTTGGTAA
- a CDS encoding F-box family protein (F-box family protein; CONTAINS InterPro DOMAIN/s: F-box domain, cyclin-like (InterPro:IPR001810), F-box domain, Skp2-like (InterPro:IPR022364), FBD-like (InterPro:IPR006566); BEST Arabidopsis thaliana protein match is: F-box family protein (TAIR:AT3G44090.1); Has 1303 Blast hits to 1188 proteins in 20 species: Archae - 0; Bacteria - 0; Metazoa - 2; Fungi - 0; Plants - 1301; Viruses - 0; Other Eukaryotes - 0 (source: NCBI BLink).): protein MEQLNPASMDCLPDELLVEILSSLTTKQAVSTSLLSKRWKTLYSLVHNLDIDDYILFHREDGYHRYRPDIQKSFEDFVERTLAFRGHIKTFSLKSRELYAFGLGVDVVNRWICNALERGVSELHLCINSQFELPYKFFTSTTLVMLSLGRGLVCSKIPPETSLPVLKILFLYSIWFKDLTRHVVDLYYSDLPRRKAPHCHLDSLAKVTLDLHYLRYGYQKVQNYANVKNIISEIRNVKTLHLTSSAVEVISVCRKDGLPVFNNLVELMFSSRKRHRKVLPLLLERSPNLETLILSDLYRYTYGRRHRFVGIQIPANNKIKMLSFMQYQGSATELKHISHLLLKMECLEVVKVYLATEMNDLKKMQLTEDEVKLPAASSKVKIQVMGS from the exons ATGGAACAGTTGAATCCGGCTTCAATGGATTGTCTTCCTGATGAACTTCTTGTCGAAATCTTATCCTCCCTTACCACGAAACAAGCAGTTTcaacctctcttctctcaaagAGGTGGAAGACTCTATATTCTCTCGTGCATAATCTTGACATTGACGACTACATCCTTTTCCACCGGGAAGACGGTTATCATCGGTATAGGCCTGACATTCAAAAGAGTTTCGAGGATTTCGTAGAGAGGACATTGGCTTTCCGTGGCCATATAAAGACGTTCTCACTAAAAAGTAGAGAATTATATGCATTTGGACTTGGCGTGGATGTTGTTAACCGCTGGATTTGTAATGCCCTGGAACGCGGTGTCTCTGAGCTACATCTATGCATAAATTCGCAGTTTGAATTACCTTACAAATTCTTCACTAGCACCACACTGGTTATGCTGTCATTGGGAAGAGGACTAGTGTGCTCAAAAATTCCTCCGGAGACATCTCTCCCAGTACTTAAGATTCTCTTCCTTTATTCAATCTGGTTTAAGG ACTTGACACGCCATGTTGTCGACCTCTACTACTCTGATCTTCCTAGGCGTAAAGCTCCACATTGTCATTTAGATTCACTTGCCAAAGTTACGTTGGACCTTCATTACTTAAGATATGGCTATCAAAAGGTGCAAAATTATGCGAATGTGAAAAATATCATCAGTGAGATACGCAACGTTAAGACCCTTCACTTAACTTCTTCCGCTGTCGAG GTTATTTCGGTATGCCGCAAAGATGGACTACCGGTGTTCAACAACCTTGTTGAATTAATGTTTTCGAGTCGAAAACGACATCGGAAAGTGCTTCCGCTTCTACTAGAGCGTTCTCCAAACCTAGAAACTCTAATTCTTTCG GATCTGTATCGTTACACATATGGTCGAAGACATCGATTTGTAGGGATTCAAATTCCCGcgaataacaaaataaagatgCTGAGTTTCATGCAATATCAAGGAAGTGCAACCGAGCTGAAACACATAAGCCATTTGTTACTGAAAATGGAGTGTCTTGAAGTGGTGAAAGTTTATCTTGCAACTGAAATGAATGACCTTAAAAAGATGCAACTCACTGAGGATGAGGTGAAGCTTCCCGCAGCTTCATCTAAGGTCAAGATACAAGTCATGGGATCATAA
- a CDS encoding F-box family protein (F-box family protein; CONTAINS InterPro DOMAIN/s: F-box domain, cyclin-like (InterPro:IPR001810), F-box domain, Skp2-like (InterPro:IPR022364), FBD-like (InterPro:IPR006566), Leucine-rich repeat 2 (InterPro:IPR013101); BEST Arabidopsis thaliana protein match is: F-box/RNI-like superfamily protein (TAIR:AT3G44060.1); Has 1417 Blast hits to 1385 proteins in 24 species: Archae - 0; Bacteria - 0; Metazoa - 0; Fungi - 0; Plants - 1417; Viruses - 0; Other Eukaryotes - 0 (source: NCBI BLink).) produces the protein MNNSKSNLLDTEHGDKVAEQMNLASMDCLPDDLLVQILYFLPTKEAISTSLLSKRWRTLYSLVHNLDLDDYIFWHHEDGYNQYFSNDIQKSFEEFMERTLALLGGGHIKTFSLISDEIYRFDHVVDSIRPWLYYNLQKDSLWQFGFPYKVFTSTKLVKLSLGTRLACPRIPQDTSLPVLKVLLLEYIWFEDNQLSDVFLAACPALEDLTIHHMFRPFLISSKNLKKLSVTINFSYYVDRSTILTLDTPNVVDLYYSDFPRPIAPHCHLDSLAKVELDLHSLEDDSRQVQNDADVKNLISEIRNVKTLHLTYSAVELMLSSKKRDWKVLPLLLERSPNLKTLVLSGLNRYTFGRRHRFVGIQIPSSNKIKMLSIKQYQGSATELKHISHLLLKMECLELVKVYLATEMDDLKKMQLTEDVVKLPAASSKIVEKLKAFGAKAVLERVSFLD, from the exons ATGAACAACTCAAAATCGAATCTTCTTGATACGGAACATGGAGATAAAGTTGCTGAACAAATGAATCTAGCTTCGATGGATTGTCTTCCAGATGATCTCCTTGTCCAAATCTTATACTTCCTTCCCACGAAAGAAGCTATATcaacctctcttctctcaaagAGGTGGAGGACTCTGTATTCTCTCGTGCATAATCTTGACTTGGACGATTACATCTTTTGGCACCATGAAGACGGTTACAATCAGTACTTTAGTAACGAcattcaaaaaagttttgaggAGTTCATGGAGAGGACATTGGCGCTCCTAGGTGGTGGCCATATAAAAACGTTCTCACTAATAAGTGAtgaaatatatagatttgacCATGTAGTGGATTCTATTAGACCCTGGCTATATTATAACCTACAAAAAGATTCTTTGTGGCAGTTTGGATTCCCATACAAAGTCTTCACCAGCACCAAACTGGTTAAGCTGTCATTGGGAACACGACTAGCCTGCCCAAGAATTCCTCAAGATACATCTCTCCCGGTCCTAAAAGTCCTCCTACTTGAATATATATGGTTTGAGGATAATCAATTATCTGATGTGTTTCTCGCAGCTTGCCCTGCACTTGAGGACTTAACCATACATCACATGTTTCGCCCATTCCTCATATCTAGCAAAAACCTTAAGAAACTCTCAGTTACCATTAATTTTAGCTATTATGTTGATCGTTCTACAATTCTTACACTTGACACGCCGAATGTTGTCGACCTCTACTACTCTGATTTTCCTCGGCCTATAGCTCCACATTGTCATTTAGATTCTCTAGCCAAAGTTGAACTGGACCTTCATTCCTTAGAAGATGATAGTCGCCAGGTACAAAATGACGCGGATGTAAAAAATCTCATTAGTGAGATACGCAATGTTAAGACCCTTCACTTAACTTATTCTGCTGTTGAG TTGATGCTTTCAAGTAAAAAACGAGACTGGAAAGTGCTTCCACTTCTACTAGAGCGTTCTCCAAACCTAAAAACTCTGGTTCTATCA GGTCTGAATCGTTACACATTTGGACGAAGACATCGATTTGTGGGGATTCAAATTCCCTCcagtaacaaaataaagatgTTGAGTATCAAGCAGTATCAAGGAAGTGCAACCGAGCTGAAACACATAAGCCATTTGTTACTGAAAATGGAGTGTCTTGAATTGGTGAAAGTTTATCTTGCAACTGAAATGGATGACCTTAAAAAGATGCAACTCACTGAGGATGTGGTGAAGCTTCCCGCAGCTTCATCTAAG atcGTAGAAAAGTTGAAAGCATTTGGTGCAAAAGCTGTTTTGGAGAGAGTGAGTTTCTTGGACTGA